The genomic DNA ACGATCTCGCCGTATCTCAAGACGGGCCTCGTCTTCGCGGCGGCGTTCGCTTTCCTCTGAATCCGCAAGTGCGAGGATGTCGCGGGCAAGGTCGATCGACGGCAGTATCTCGGATCCGGCGACCGCGTCGCCGCCGGACGCATACGAACCAAGCAAAAGTCCGCTCGCAACGGCTTCGTCCACTGGTTTTTCGAGAGCTATATAGTCAACGCCGGTCTTATTTTCCCATTCAGTGCTGAGACGCCGGGCGATATCGTCAAGGCCGCTCTCGCACACCCAAACGACCTGTGCGTATGTAGTAAGCTGCAGGCTCTTTAACTTTTCGGTCGTCATCTGCAGCGAAAGCTGGTCGAATGCCTGCCGTACGTATGCTTCGACGCTTTCACGATCTTCGCCGGGGTGGGCGTCCTTGATCTCTTTTGCCGGCTCACGTCTCGCACCGCGGCGTCGGCGTGTGATCTCGTCCGGGGCCAGAAATGCGTCTTCGCTGAAGAATCCGCATCGCGGGCTCCACAGCCCAAAACTGTATCCCGAGCGATTGATCATCAGGAACGCCGTTACCTCTGCGTCCTTTCCCGGACGCCGGGCCGCCGAGCCTTTGTCGGTGGCCGTCAGAAAATATCGTGCGATCGCTCGCAGCGGTGTTTCGATCGTCAGATCGATACGGCCGCCGGCAAGTGTCCGCATTCGTGCCGCCAGCGAATCGACATAAAGCCGCGGGACTTCGGTCATCGATATCTGCCCGTTCGGCAGCCGCCTGAGGCTGCAAGCCGTACTTTCGAGCGACGTCTCAAACACAGGATGATGATCTGTTCCGAGCAGCATTTGCTTTTCAGCATTGATCAGCCAATCGAGCAGCTCGTGGTCATCGAGTGCGAGCCTTTCGCCGTCAAGCGCCAAGATCCGCGTCCGTTCCGAGTAATCGGCGACCGACGTAATGAAATGAGTATCCTGTGAAAATGCCGGCAAGCCGAGATCGCGGGTGCGGTGCTCGTCCAGGGCCGAGATAAGATCGCTGTCGGAACGATAACGGACAAGGTCGATCTGAATATCTCGGGCCGTACCGCCTGTTACCGGCGACGCAGCCACCGCTTCGCCGGCATTGATCCAAACCAAAGCCGCCTGGTCGGGTGAATCCCATAACTCAACCCGTTCCGCGTCGTAGCTGTCGCCGATCGTTGTGGCTCGCTCTATTGGGTATCCGTCTCTCATATAATAATATGGGCTAATTCTAACTTATGACTACAATTAGCATCGCTGATATGACGGTGGTCACCTATTGTTGTGACGTTGGTCATATATAATGCGGTCAGTCCATGCGGCGGCCGCAAAGGTCTTTCAATTCCTCGACGTTCGACGACACCGACAGCGCCGTTTCCAACGTGATCGATCGGTTTCGATACAATTCTGCCAGAGCCTGATTCAGCGTCTGCATCCCGTATTTATCAGCTCCGGTCTGCATCACCGAATAGATCTGATGGATCTTGTCCTCGCGGATCAGGTTTCTGATCGCTGAGTTCGGTATCAAGATCTCCATCGCCATGACGCGGCCGTTCGCCGCCGCATTCGGCAGCAGTGCCTGGCACATGATGCCCTCGAGCACATTCGAAAGCTGCGTTCTGATCTCAGACTGCTGCGACGCGGGAAACACATCGATGATCCTCGTGATCGTCGAAGGTGCCGTATTCGTATGCAGCGTCGCAAAGGTCAAATGTCCGGTCTCGGCGACCCGCAGTGCCATCTCGATCGTCTCGAGGTCGCGCATCTCGCCGACCAGGACCACGTCCGGATCCTGTCTCAGGCCCGACCTCAGTGCCTCGGCAAATGAGAACGTATCCGAACCGAGTTCGCGTTGGCTGATCAGGCAATTCTTATGGTGATGGATGAATTCGATCGGGTCTTCGATCGTGATGATGTGCTCGTGCCGCGTCGAATTGATGCGTTCGATCATCGAGGCGAGCGTCGTTGATTTGCCCGAACCCGTCGGCCCCGTCACCAGCACGAGCCCGCGTGGCCGCCGGCAAAGGTCGGACACGACGTCCGGCAGCCCAAGCTCGTCAAACGAACTGATCTCATACGGGATCGCTCGGTAAGCTCCGCCGATGGTGTCTTTTTGATAGAAAATATTCACGCGAAAACGCGACAGACCTTTGAGACCGATCGAAAAATCCAACTGCCGTTTCTCTTCGAACTGTTCTCTCTGCTTTTCGGAGATGAACGAGTGCGTCAGCAGCTTGGTATCTTCCGGAGTCAGCGGATCGAGGCCCGCGATCGGCATCAATTGTCCGTGGAGCCTGATCTGCGGCGGGCTGTCGACCCTCAGATGAAGGTCACTGGCGCCTGCCTCAATTGTCTTGGTAAGTAGGTCTACGAGCGTCTGGCGTGGGTCGTCTTGGATTCCCATAATACAGGCCACCTCTGTCCTGTTAATAGCAATCCGAAACGTAGATGCGAAACCCGCTTGTTCCAAAATTGGCTAAGAATGTCGCTTCTACGACGCCGTTTTTGGATGCTCTACCGTGGTTGTACTCCTATAAATCATGCTTGTCAAGGACCTTTTTCACCGTCCGGTGCATATACTCGAGCTATACAAAAAACTTTGTGTCTTATTTCACATAGTCCTTGCTATTTTTTCAGTTTTGGGTTTATACCAATAACAGACAGCGTTTTTTTGTGCGGCGGACGCACATCTGATCGCTCTGATATCGACACGGCGCATTGGTTGATATGCACGATTCCGTTGCGCTTGAAATTTCGGTCGACCCTGCACTCGCAAGGCGCGTCTCAGTACTGATCTTTGCGAGGCTCGCCCTTGTCGTACTGATCGTGATGGCCGGCTGGTGGTGGATCTACAGCGATGCCCGCCTTTCGCTCAGCACCTTGCCGACCGGACTTGTCGTTCTTCTGCTCGTTTCCGTTTTTCTGGCAGCGGTATTCCAAGTTTGGCTGCGCGTCAGCCGAACACTGACCTGGCAGATCAGAGCTCAGTTCTTCCTGGATACCGTTGTGATCACGTGGCTCGTCTGGGAAACCGGCGACCTCATCTCGCCCTACATCACGCTCTACATACTGCTCATCAGCGTCGCGGGGTATTTCCTTGGCAAACGTGATGCTTATGTCGTAACGGCCGCATGCTGCGGCGCCTTTTGCATGCTGTCGATCGCAAGCTATTGGTCGATGATACCAACTATATCGGGCGGCATCGCTTCGTCGCGCGCGGTGCAGATCATCGCGTTCAACAACGCCGCGTTCGTGCTTGTCGGAATCTTGACGGCCCGTATTGCGGAACATCACAAAGTGGGAGCGGCAT from Acidobacteriota bacterium includes the following:
- a CDS encoding type IV pilus twitching motility protein PilT, with product MGIQDDPRQTLVDLLTKTIEAGASDLHLRVDSPPQIRLHGQLMPIAGLDPLTPEDTKLLTHSFISEKQREQFEEKRQLDFSIGLKGLSRFRVNIFYQKDTIGGAYRAIPYEISSFDELGLPDVVSDLCRRPRGLVLVTGPTGSGKSTTLASMIERINSTRHEHIITIEDPIEFIHHHKNCLISQRELGSDTFSFAEALRSGLRQDPDVVLVGEMRDLETIEMALRVAETGHLTFATLHTNTAPSTITRIIDVFPASQQSEIRTQLSNVLEGIMCQALLPNAAANGRVMAMEILIPNSAIRNLIREDKIHQIYSVMQTGADKYGMQTLNQALAELYRNRSITLETALSVSSNVEELKDLCGRRMD